From Trichoderma atroviride chromosome 1, complete sequence, one genomic window encodes:
- a CDS encoding uncharacterized protein (EggNog:ENOG41~TransMembrane:4 (i113-133o160-181i206-226o238-262i)) translates to MEPLQEKPLPADRERGTTQARAASSAVSLSNSSTPAATHKMDLAAFDGSFAPLVRPQAVRLTPWYRRRDYFVGQWFEPALWRSAVVELIATCCQVFVSGQIVATISTYGTPQLGAYIGISNLVLIATFIYAVAPASGGHMNPTITFAAVLTGLCSVPRGLLYLVGQTAGGALGGGILLGIWGKERAIAVRGGGCWYDPSQANPGQIYLNETFASFVLLFLAFGVGLDPRQAALFGPRMGPALVGASLGLVSFSTSGIIPGYAGGADEPGKVLWKRNCENGLVVSVDLLVWAGGGGHHDGHLVQLDSATSRRAVQAEEQGDEQGDDVGFNGRESRGVGDCIGVKVGSCCNACEANGSETRKRRGVGA, encoded by the exons ATGGAGCCGCTACAAGAGAAACCACTGCCCGCCGACCGCGAACGAGGCACGACGCAAGCTCGAGCGGCTTCCTCGGCCGTGTCGCTCTCCAACTCTTCCACGCCGGCTGCCACTCACAAGATGGATCTGGCGGCCTTTGACGGATCGTTTGCGCCGCTGGTGCGGCCCCAGGCGGTGCGGCTGACGCCGTGGTATCGCAGACGGGACTATTTCGTGGGACAGTGGTTTGAGCCGGCGTTGTGGAGATCTGCC GTCGTCGAATTGATTGCCACTTGCTGCCAGGTCTTTGTGTCGGGCCAGATTGTCGCAACCATCTCGACGTACGGCACGCCCCAGCTTGGCGCCTACATTGGCATCTCCAACCTCGTCTTGATAGCGACTTTCATATACGCCGTTGCGCCAGCGTCGGGAGGGCACATGAATCCGACGATTACGTTTGCGGCGGTGCTGACGGGGCTGTGTTCGGTGCCCAGAG GCTTGCTATACCTCGTTGGCCAGACCGCTGGCGGTGCCCTCGGCGGAGGAATCCTCCTCGGCATCTGGGGTAAGGAACGAGCAATAGC TGtccgtggcggcggctgctggtACGACCCGTCGCAGGCCAACCCCGGCCAGATCTACCTCAACGAGACTTTTGCCTCGTTTGTGCTGCTCTTCCTGGCCTTTGGCGTCGGCCTCGATCCTCGCCAAGCAGCGCTGTTTGGGCCGCGGATGGGTCCTGCGCTCGTCGGCGCATCGCTGGGGCTGGTGAGCTTTTCGACGAGCGGCATTATTCCAGGCTATGCGGGGGGCGCAGATGAACCCGGCAAAGTGCTTTGGAAACGGAATTGCGAGAATGGACTTGTCGT ATCAGTGGATTTACTGGTTTGGGCCGGCGGTGGCGGGCATCATGATGGGCATCTTGTACAACTTGATTCCGCCACATCACGCAGAGCTGTGCAAGCGGAAGAGCAGGGAGATGAGCAGGGAGATGACGTCGGATTCAATGGCCGAGAGAGCAGAGGCGTCGGTGATTGCATCGGCGTGAAGgttggaagctgctgcaatgcttgcgaggccaatggcagcgaaACACGAAAAAGGCGGGGCGTTGGTGCATGA